A window of Streptomyces sp. NBC_01241 genomic DNA:
GCCCTTGAACGGCCGGACGCACACCTTCCGGCCGGCGGTACCGGACGGGCCGGCCAACAGGACACGCTCCGTACCGAGTTCGCCTTCGAGCTGCCGCGCGGGTACGTCGACGAGTCGGGCGCCGTGCACCGTACCGGAGTCATGCGGCTCGCGACCGCGCGCGACGAGCTCGTGCCGTTGCGGGACGACCGGGTGCGCGAGAACTCCGCGTACCTGTCGGTCGTACTCATCGCGAGGGTGGTCACCCGGATCGGCACGATCGACGACATCCATCCCGGCATCATCGAGGACCTCTTCGCCTCCGACCTGGCCTTTCTGCAGGACTTCTACCGGCGGATCAACGCCGAGGGACATACCCGCGCGGCCGTCACCTGTCCGTCCTGCCAGGAGGAGTTCGCGGTGGATCTCGCCGGTGGCCGCCTGGGGGAATCGTGACGTACGCGGCCGACCTGCTCTACGAGGAGGTCGCGTACCTCGCCTACCACTTCCACTGGCCGCTCGATGAGCTGCTGGACCTGGAGCACCAGGAACGTCTGAGGTTTGTCGCACAGATCGCTCGCCTCAACGGGCAGTAGCGAAGAGCGCAGGGAGGGCGGGAGAATCCATGGGCCTGATGTCCTGGCTGCGCGGTGGCGGGCGAACGGGGATGAGTACGGGTACGGAGGTGGGGGCGGGGGATGTCGCTCCGGGGTCCGTCCGGCGTCAGCGCGTCGATCTCGGCGAACTTCCCCCCATTCAGAGGGTCTTGAGCAGTCCGGATCTGGTCCTTGACCCTCGTGGATTCCACGGGGCGCTCGCCACCCGGCAGGAGACCGCGCTCGGTACGCCCCTCGGGCACCTGGTCAGTCCGGACGCACCCACGGGACTCGTGCACGGGATCACCACCCCGGCGTCGGTGGAACGGCCTTCGCCGGTGCAGCGGTCCGTG
This region includes:
- a CDS encoding DUF6760 family protein is translated as MTYAADLLYEEVAYLAYHFHWPLDELLDLEHQERLRFVAQIARLNGQ